The genome window GTCAGGTTGGGGATGGGGGTATATAAAAACTTCTTCATTGTTGGTAGCTCCGTAGTTCCAAGGTGTCATTGTTGTCTGTGATCGTCGGACGGGGGAAACCGAATAGATGCCCCTGCCCAAAATCGATGCCAAAGCCTTTGGCGATGTTCAAAATACGCTCATTTTCAATATGTTCGCCGACGATTTTCGTGTTGTAGATTTTCAACAGTTTTACGATCAATTCCAGCTTTTCCATGCCGTCTTCGGTTTTCGCCGCCCCGGTCAAATATTGCCCGTCGATTTTTACGCAATCAAAACGAACACGCTGCAAAACGTCGATGTTGGCGCTTCCTGTACCAAAATCATCCAAAAAGACCTGCGACCCCATTCGCTGGATTTGTGTAACGTATTCAGCAAGGCAATTAATCGCTTTGTTGATGTTCCGCTCAGCGATCTCAAAATGGATGAATTTTGCAAAACTGGGATGTCGATGAAATAAATGCTCGAAGAAATAGAAAAAACGGTCGCCAAGAGAGCAGGGGTCAATGTTGATTGATATGCTCGTATCACAAGCTCCTCGATACTGCGTCAAAATACTCGGTATCGTCTTTTCCAAGAGGTCCCACAGAAACTCAGGATCGTCAAAAAGATGATCGATGTCAGCGGGACCAACCCCAACGCCGTCTTTGTTGATGAAGCGCGCGAGACATTCATACATCACCACCTTCCGGTCGGAGAGCCGGACGATCGGCTGATAATGAGGAATCACCCCGGCAATGGCATAACGGTTCATTTTCCGGTTCCGGTTGTCAGTGTTTTCGCAAACATGTAGTTCTCGAAAAGGCGCGGATCGGACCGCTGCAACGAATATTGCTGCATTTGGTTGAGATCCTGCATGAGTGTAATTTGATCACCTATCTTGCTTTGCATATCCCTTGAGCTTGATGCAGCGAGGGAATATGCAGCCATCATCATCGAGCGAGTCCCTGCAATCATGTCATCAAGTTTTTCCTGAATTTTGTCGCCACATTTTCCACCGGAACAGGTGTATGGGATTTTCTCAAGAGTCTTATCGTCCAGCTTTTCCTTCTGTTGCGTCATTAGTGCACGAGTTCTTGCCAAATATTCATAGGTAACTTCATACGCAAGCATAAGGGCCAAATCATTCTTGATTTGACTTAATATCAAATCTCCGTTTGGCATCGACGCAAGCTTATTGGTGATCATGTAAACCGGAACCCTAAACATCGATAAAAATCCAATGTCATCGCTCGACAATGCAGTTCTTGTGGAAATCTTTGTTTCAATTGCGGTCAATCTGGCCACAAACAGACTTTTGATGTTTCCCGCGTAAGAGAAAGGTGCCAATGTCCCATCCTCTGCCTTTGCGCGTGCGGTGTTGGCAGGGGCATCACCTACAATCTGCCGTATGATGTCCTTTGTGTTTTGGTCTAAAGCATCAGCAGCACTCTTAGTATTGTATTTTGATTCACCCAATGAAGTTTGTGCTAGAAAGTCCATTCTGGTTGGCACGGCCGGTTCAAAGAACTTCAATGTTCCTTCCTGACCTCCCGATGCACTATCCTTTGGCATATCCTTAATGATATCTCCAGTAAAATAACGGATCATTGGTGTAATTCCAGCATTGTTAAAATACGCATCCTGCACATCACCCTCAAGTGCATATTTCAGAAACGATGCGGTATTGACATCTTCAACAAAAAAACGGGCCCCACACATTTTATCCGCAGGATTACACCCTTCTGCACCCAAAAATGCTTTTGCCTGATCCATATATCCACCGGGGCCAGTAACATTCTTTTTGAAGTTTTCATTGAATGTTGCAAGCCAGTCTGGGCCGGTTGCCCCTTCTTTTACTTGATACCCCATTTGACCGGCAAGCCAATTTGCGCTGGCCTTTGTGGCAGAACAGCTATCCATGTTTAGTCCATTTATCTGGTTTGCCATCTCATTGAGAGCATTCAGAGTGTCCATACAGGATGGACAGATGACTTTCAGTGCCATTTCAAACATAACTCCCGGAGCATTTGCCATCATACCTTCTAGCATGGCGACAATTTGATCCACATTGAGATATGAAAGAGCACCAAACGTTAGGTCAATCCCACCACATCCCGCCTTAATAGAAGGTGCAGTAACAGAGAAAGGCTGCAAATTAACCGTTGGTGCTCTCATTTGAAGACCTCCACCATAAAGCAAGGTGCCAGTATCGGTTTTAATCGTTCTCCCTGCGTTGGCTTCAACAACGGCATCATTAAGGAATTGATCAATACTGGCATCAGCAGATGTGGCCCCTAGTAAGAAAAACGCCGTTAGTGCTGAAAAAATTCTTTTATTCATGCCATGCTCCTATTTGTAAATTATGGTGTTGTCTTTAATTTCACCAAGAGAATGAAGCCCTATCAGAATTGCTTGTTTTATTTCAGAAAGGGTGTTCAACCCGCTCGCAACTCTATGCCATCTAGGGACCCCATTTTTATTCAGCACGAGAAACATGTCTGGTGTTGTAGCCACGCCTAGATTTATTACGGCGGTGGGGGCCTGAGCCATATCAACCTCCTTGTAGGTAAATCCAGTCTGCTCTCGAAGCATTTCAAGAATTGGTATTTGTTTTTCACAATAACCGCATCCTCGCTGAGTGATTACAACTATCCCAGCCATACTTGAATACTTACGCAACGTCTCATTGTTTTTGTCTCCAGCCTGTTTTAAAGATGCTGTTCTGGCAAAAGCGGACAGGGGGATTTCCGAGCGCCACGCCGCCAGCTCGGTATCGGCACGCCCGAGGCGATCCCCTGCCTTCGCATACGCAACTGATTTTTTAACGACATACTTATGGAGGAGACGATGCTGCTTGACGTTGTGATCGGTAGGGTACATAAGGGCGGTTTTCTGTGCATCCCGCTCCATCTCCGCAATCTGTTCCGGATCGATCTGGTCGATGATGTCCCAAGGGACCTCAACAACCTTTGGGATCAATTTATACTTTTTGTTGGTATTGGTAGTGGGGGTCTTTGCGACTGAAGTGTTCTCGTCTTTTTTAGTACATGGTGCTTCGCTGTAAAACCACCCACGCTCGGAGTCACCGTAGAAGTTTTCACTGTGCGGTTTACACCCATCTTTTACGCCATACGCCAGCAAAGATGAACACAGGACAGCCGATAAAGAGAAGAGGGCGATTGGGCGAATCATGGATTTTCACCTTCGGCAAGCGGCACAACCTCAACCTTGCGGCATTTTGGGTGTTGCTTTTTGCCACCGCATTGGATCTCGCCGACCGCGTTGATAGAGCTGACATTAACGCCGAGTTTTTCTGCAATTTTGGCGACCTTTTCGGCGCGCTTCTTCGAAAGCCGTTTGTTGTAGGATTTTGGTCCTTCCGGTGAGGCATACCCAGTAACGGAAACGTTCATCCCGCGGTACTGACGAAGATCCTCTTTGAGCTTTGCTTTTTCGTAGGGGATATAGCTGTCAAACGGAAATCTGACAATGAGGTGTTCCTTGCGGTCTTCAACTGTTGCCGCCGCTGTTTCCCCGATTGTAGCCTGAACATAAAAATCGTTCTTCTCTGATTTTTCGGTCAACTTTCCGCGGTGCTCCTCGGCGATCACTTGCTGCGCCGAAGCAATATAGTATTGCCCTACCGGGATATATGCCATTTCAAAACCCATCATTTTCAAAGTCCTCCTTATTTGACCAAATCTTTGATGATCGGATTCGCGCCGTTCACCACCTGATTGTCGATAAAAAACAAAGGCGTTCCAAAGCCGCCGAGCTTGGCCGCTTCTTTCATCATCCCATCGACGCGACGCTCCCCTTTTTCGCAGGAAACAAGGGCTTTGCCATCAAGCTCTCCGCGCATAACCTTGTCATACTCTTTGGCCGGATCTTTGGCGCAGAGAATGTGGACGCTTTTTGGACGAGACATCTGCGGAGCCATGTTTGTTGTGAGAAAAACATATTTGGTCATGTCCCCCCCCTTGAGCAGCTCTTCGGACTTGCGGCACCAGTGACACTCTGTGTTGCTGAAAACGACGACTTCATGCTTCCCTTTCCCGATTTTAAGGGCTTTGGTGAGGTCAATGGTTTTCTTAGCCTCGACCCACTTCGCCTTTGCTCGCGCCTCTTCCTTTGCCTGTTCTTCCATTGCACGCTTTTGAAACTCCTGTATCTTCGGGGCAATCTTCGCCTGGGTGAGGTCGGTACCGTTCATGTCAAAGACATGGCCGATCATGAGGTGGCTCACTTCGTCGTTGGTAAAAAACACATTCGGGCCAGCGTGGATCTCATACAGCGATGGAAATTGCGCCGAGACCTCGATATGGTCAATTTTCGTGTTTACCAATTTTTGCTGGAGCTTTTCTTTGACTGCCCCGATGTTGTCGCCAAGCAGGGCGGACGCCAATACGATTGATGCCAGAACCGTTTTTTTCATCTTCATTCCTTTTCGTTTTCAAATTTCAGATCTTCGATTTGAACTCCGTCGTACATGACAAAATCGATATGCTCGACAAAAGCAGAGCGTATCCGTTCCAGATCCGGTTTATCGGGAAGTCTGCGGGAATAAACCCTGATAAGCTTTCCAAATTTCCTTCTTACGTCATACACGACAAATCCTGGTGGGAGGAGTTTTCTAAGAATATGTATAACGAGCGACTTCGATCGGCGATCGAGCAGTATTCCTCGCGGCGTGATTTTGTTGACATGAAAATCAAGGGTTGTGCCGGTTTTGTAAAATTCTTCTTCTGACCGAATGAGTAGGTGTTTCGGGGCGAAAGCTTTCCCATAAGCAGTGGTGACAACCAATCCTTTTCGCCCGCTTTTCAGGATCACGCCTTGGATAATATTGGCCCCTGAGCGCTTGAAGCGATCAATCCGCACGGCATCGATTTTCTTTTCCAACACAGAGCGAACCCGATTTTCAAGAAGAGGGGAGAGGTTGATCCGTTTTGTTGATCCGTTTTTGCGATGGCCCAAAAAAGTAATTCTCCCGTCTATCACGACATCGGAATCTATCGAATATCCAAGCACCTCGCCGATCGCCTGATGCAGTATGTGAAGTGCATCCTCGTGATGTATGTCGTATTGTTCGGCAAGATCGTGGATCGGATCAGACATACATCACCTCCCGCATCTTTTTTAGGGCTGATCTGTAAAGAGCTTTTTCGCGGTCACCGGCCAGTTCTTCCTCGAAATAAATATGGCCTCGAACGACGTCAAACTCTTCTGCTGACAATATCTTTTCAAGATCCGCAAGAAACTCGATCTCTTCGCTCGGGAAGCGAGAAACAGGCGTTATAGAAGCAAGAGGTGTTTTGAGGATTGACTGAAAGGAACGCTTACCGGGAGCCAAAATGACATTGCGGTTTTGCCAATTCGAGGCGGTGTTCAATTCGCGACGAACATAACCGTTTAGCTGTTTAGGGACGAACGCATTCCCGTATTTTCGATATGCCTTCCATACGCCGATTTGTGCGATTTGGGAAGATTCATCGTACCCAAGGAGAGCAATATAGCGTCTTGCGAGAGTGGCCATAATGCTTGCCGCCTTGCGCCGTTCATCTTCATCCCAATGGGCGACAAACGTAAAAATATTAGGGTTCACATACATGCCAAACCTCCGCAAAAGAGGTTTAAGCTTTGGTGGCTGTTTTCAGGAATTGGTATAGGATTTGCTAAGTGTTTGCCGTCCTTAACTGAAACGGCATCACGCTCATGCAAGTGAATAGAATGTGGCTTATTTGTCTTTAAAGAAGCTGTTTTCTTAAACGCAAGAAAAGTTGACATTTTCTGCGCAAATGAGCGGATAATTCTGACAAACACCCGCACGACACGATACATACGGCTTTTCGTACAAAAAAGATTTTCAATATAATATATATTATGTTAACCATGTTGCATTCTTTATTAAGAGTGATGAAATCGATTAAGTTAACCTGTGCAATGATACGGTACTTTTACGTACAGCACGCCGAGGATTTAGATGGGGCCAGCCGGACCGAAAATTTTGTTCGCCACTGTGATCGCTTTTCTTGTCGGTGCGATTTTTTATATTACAGCCCCCGAACGGGATGTCCGGGGTTCATCGGTTTCTTCCGTTTCTGCCGTCCCCGTATCTTCCAATCCCGGTCATAACCGCTCAAATCATCTAATATA of Sulfuricurvum sp. IAE1 contains these proteins:
- a CDS encoding EAL domain-containing protein — its product is MNRYAIAGVIPHYQPIVRLSDRKVVMYECLARFINKDGVGVGPADIDHLFDDPEFLWDLLEKTIPSILTQYRGACDTSISINIDPCSLGDRFFYFFEHLFHRHPSFAKFIHFEIAERNINKAINCLAEYVTQIQRMGSQVFLDDFGTGSANIDVLQRVRFDCVKIDGQYLTGAAKTEDGMEKLELIVKLLKIYNTKIVGEHIENERILNIAKGFGIDFGQGHLFGFPRPTITDNNDTLELRSYQQ
- a CDS encoding conjugal transfer protein TraH, with protein sequence MNKRIFSALTAFFLLGATSADASIDQFLNDAVVEANAGRTIKTDTGTLLYGGGLQMRAPTVNLQPFSVTAPSIKAGCGGIDLTFGALSYLNVDQIVAMLEGMMANAPGVMFEMALKVICPSCMDTLNALNEMANQINGLNMDSCSATKASANWLAGQMGYQVKEGATGPDWLATFNENFKKNVTGPGGYMDQAKAFLGAEGCNPADKMCGARFFVEDVNTASFLKYALEGDVQDAYFNNAGITPMIRYFTGDIIKDMPKDSASGGQEGTLKFFEPAVPTRMDFLAQTSLGESKYNTKSAADALDQNTKDIIRQIVGDAPANTARAKAEDGTLAPFSYAGNIKSLFVARLTAIETKISTRTALSSDDIGFLSMFRVPVYMITNKLASMPNGDLILSQIKNDLALMLAYEVTYEYLARTRALMTQQKEKLDDKTLEKIPYTCSGGKCGDKIQEKLDDMIAGTRSMMMAAYSLAASSSRDMQSKIGDQITLMQDLNQMQQYSLQRSDPRLFENYMFAKTLTTGTGK
- the traF gene encoding conjugal transfer protein TraF — translated: MIRPIALFSLSAVLCSSLLAYGVKDGCKPHSENFYGDSERGWFYSEAPCTKKDENTSVAKTPTTNTNKKYKLIPKVVEVPWDIIDQIDPEQIAEMERDAQKTALMYPTDHNVKQHRLLHKYVVKKSVAYAKAGDRLGRADTELAAWRSEIPLSAFARTASLKQAGDKNNETLRKYSSMAGIVVITQRGCGYCEKQIPILEMLREQTGFTYKEVDMAQAPTAVINLGVATTPDMFLVLNKNGVPRWHRVASGLNTLSEIKQAILIGLHSLGEIKDNTIIYK
- a CDS encoding OmpA family protein, with the protein product MMGFEMAYIPVGQYYIASAQQVIAEEHRGKLTEKSEKNDFYVQATIGETAAATVEDRKEHLIVRFPFDSYIPYEKAKLKEDLRQYRGMNVSVTGYASPEGPKSYNKRLSKKRAEKVAKIAEKLGVNVSSINAVGEIQCGGKKQHPKCRKVEVVPLAEGENP
- a CDS encoding DsbC family protein; this translates as MKKTVLASIVLASALLGDNIGAVKEKLQQKLVNTKIDHIEVSAQFPSLYEIHAGPNVFFTNDEVSHLMIGHVFDMNGTDLTQAKIAPKIQEFQKRAMEEQAKEEARAKAKWVEAKKTIDLTKALKIGKGKHEVVVFSNTECHWCRKSEELLKGGDMTKYVFLTTNMAPQMSRPKSVHILCAKDPAKEYDKVMRGELDGKALVSCEKGERRVDGMMKEAAKLGGFGTPLFFIDNQVVNGANPIIKDLVK